Below is a window of Candidatus Neomarinimicrobiota bacterium DNA.
GAGGATCACATCGGGAACGGTCGCCGCGTTTGAACTGAACGTCCTCGAAAATAAATACGACACAGGTGGCGTTCCGTTTAGCGAATTATATAGGATTGGAGGAGCAACTACACTCAGAGGATACAGAGAAGACCAATTCAGGGGATCAAGAGTAGGATGGATAAATCTTGAGTACCGGTTAATTACCGGAAAATTGTCCAGGATATTCGTGTTCGGCGATGGAGCGATAATCAACGGCAGACATTCGGGGGGAAATATCACCAAATATTCGTATGGCGGAGGTATCAGGTTATCAACCGCTATCGGTCAGATAGGGATAGATTACGGACTTGGAGAGGATGACAGTTTTGCCAACGGAAAAGTCCACGTAAGACTGGTCGGATCTTTTTAGTACGATACCTTTCGAATTAGAATTTAAATCCCTAATTCTTTGCATATCCGAATAACCTCTTCGGAAATCCATTCGACGCTCTCTAAATCGAGCTCAGGATAGATAGGAAGCGATAGAACCTCTTTACTGCAAGCCTCGGACACGGGGAAATCTCCCTCCGAATAATTCAGATATCCGAAAGAGGGCTGAAGATGTAATGGAATCGGATAGTGCATTGCCGTAGAGATATCCGATTTTGCCAGAGCGGCGCCTAATTCATCTCTTTTTCCTGTCCGTATAACGTATTGATGCCAGACGTGCTCTCTTCCAGGCGCCACCGCGGGAAGTTTCAGTCCGGTCTCTCGAAGTTTGTTTGTATACAGTTCGGCAATTTCTTTCCGTTTGGCGTTCCAATTAGAAAGATACTTCAATTTTACGTCAAGAACAGCCGCCTGAATAGAATCGAGCCTGTAGTTGTAACCGACTATCCGGTGCTCATATTTTGAACTCTGTCCATGGTTGATAATCATTCTAAGATTTTCAGCTATTTCATCGTCATTGGTCGTACACGCTCCGGCGTCTCCTAATGCGCCGAGATTCTTACCGGGGAAAAAGCTGAAAGTGCCTATATCGCCTATGGTTCCTGCGTGGATTCCGTTATATTTAGCCTCCTGAGCCTGAGCTGCGTCTTCGATCACGCGTAGATTACGCTTTTTGGCAATACTCATGATAGGGTCCATGTCCGCCATTTGACCGTAAAGATGAACCGGAATTATAGCTTTGGTTCTTTCCGTTATAGCTCCTTCTATCCGGGAGACGTCGATAGTGAAACTTGCCTCGTCTATATCCACAAAGACCGGTTTCGCGCCGGTGAGATGTATCGCCTCCGCCGTTGCGGCAAACGTGAATGGAACGGTGATCACCTCATCGCCTGCGCCGACTCCAACCGCAACCAGAGCGGCGTGCAATGCACCTGTACCCGATGCCATGCCGACACTGTGTTTCGCACCTGAAAAATTTGAAAAACTCCGTTCGAACTCCCTGACCTTAGGACCGAGAATAAATGCGCTGCTGTCAATTACTTCTTTAATTACACGGTCTATTTCTTCCATTATTCCGTCGTGCTGCTTCTTCAGATCAGCCATATTTATTTTCATTTATAATCCCCATAAGTTATTGTAAATCAATAAGTAAATATCGGTATTTTCTTTCTAAAAATATTCAAGCGATAAGTATATATACGAAGCGTAAAGTTATCAAGTCAAATTATCCCGTTGTGTTAAAGTCGGTAAAGAATGATGATGATTCCTTATTGTAATTCACTAATCTTAGCGGTAGATTTTGGGTCGTTTTGGAGGTCGAATAAGCAGGAATGATAAAATTTTCACCGAAATAGAAACACGGGAAACAGATTGAATATACTGGTTACAGGAGCCGCCGGATTCATCGGATCACATTTAAGCGAAATGCTGCTTGACGAAGGGCATCAAGTTGTCGGTTTCGATAACTTTGACCCATTCTACAACCGCGAAATCAAAGAAGAGAATGTTAAACGTGCCCTTTCTTATGATTCATTCAAATTAGTGGAAGGTGATATAAGAAATCCCGGGGAACTCAGCAAGCTATCGGAAGATCACGATTTTGAAGTTGTAGTACATCTCGCAGCTAAAGCGGGCGTCCGTCCGTCCATTGAGGATCCGGTTGGATATTCGGAAGTGAATCTGATCGGAACTCAGAATGTTCTCGAAATGATGAAATCGAGAGAGATAAAAAGGCTGGTGTTTGCTTCTTCCTCCTCTGTCTATGGGAATTCAACGGAAGTACCCTACAAAGAGACCATGAACGTGAATAATCCGATTTCTCCATATGCGGCTACTAAAATTGCCGGAGAGGTCTTATGCTATAACTACTGGCATCTGTACGGGATATCCGTTACCTGTCTGAGGTTCTTTACCGTATATGGTCCGCGCCAACGTCCCGAGATGGCGATCGCGAAATTTATAGGAAATGCCTATGAAAAAGAGCCGATAACAGTTTACGGGGACGGCTCATCAACAAGGGATTTCACCTATGTCAAAGATATTATTCGAGGAGTGATGTCCGCAGTTGATAAGGATCTGAAATACGAAATTATTAACCTCGGTGAATCTGAAACTATAAATCTTAATGACCTGCTGATCCTGATTGAGGAATTAACAGAACAAAACATTCAAAGAGAATATTTACCGATGCAGCCGGGAGACGTAAAAACAACGTATGCTGATATAGAAAAGGCTGAAAGGCTTTTAAATTATAAGCCGGTGACACCTGTCAGGGAAGGAATAACGAAATATATTGACTGGCTGGAGAAAACCGGTAAGATATCACTTAAAGTGAAGTCTTAATAGAGTGGACTAAATTACAATAAATGCTTGACAATTAACTATAAAAGATACACTTTCAAGAGGTTTAAAAAGAAATGGCATAAATGTCTAAAATTGCGAGATTATAACAAATGGTAATTATTAGGAATGGATCAAAAATGCGTTACCCCTTAGAGAGGTCTATTCTACATTAGTATGAGCAATTATTTTAGATATTACGCGTTCGAGATGCTTGTTTTTAATCTGATAAGTCATTCTCCCGCGACCCAGTTTTCCAACTAAAGAACTTCCCGGATCCCAATAACAGAATGTTTTTAAAACAAGGCTGAAGAGTACGTAAAAAATGAACAAACGCAAAGCACCGGAAAGTGTCAAAAAAATCAGTAAAAGACGTTTGATTAAATATTTCACATTGAAGTCTGCCATCCTTATTTTATTGGGATCAGTGTTATTGTCCTATCCCGTCAGTTATCCTAACGCCCAGACCAGAGAGCAGATAGAATCGGCAAAAAAATCCGGGATGACAGAGAGCGAAGTCAAAGAACTTCTCAAATCTGCCGGATTATCAGATTCTGAAATTCGGATTCAAATCGACAAAATGAGGAAAAAACGCTGGCTTGATCAAATTAAGCAGACAAGCGGTATGAAAGTGCAAATAGACACTTCCGAATTTGTCGAAGAAGGCCTGCTAACGGACGAAATGGAAGAAGAGTTACCCATCGATCGGGATACTTCCACCGTAATTGGAAAACTAAGACCGTTCGGCTATGATATTTTTAATTTATCCCCTACTTCATTCGAGCCTTTGAATGCGGGTCCGGTCGATCCGAACTATACTCTGGGACCGGGCGATGAAATTGTTCTTACTCTCTGGGGTGACACCGAACAGTATTATAAATTGGTACTGGACAGGGAGGGCAAGGTTTTAATTCCCGATGTGGGGCAGGTATTTTTAACAGGGATTTCGATGCGAAGGTCTGAAGAAAAGATCCGCAATCGCCTATCAAGTGTGTATTCCGGGATAAGTCCGAGGAGCGGCTCTCCGAGTACGTTTATGGACGTTTCATTAGGCCGCCTTCGTTCTATCCGTGTATTTATCGTGGGAGAGGTTGTCAGACCGGGAGGGTATACGATGCGGGCAACGTCGACTTCATTCAATGCACTGTATTTTGCGGGCGGACCGAACAGTCAGGGTTCTTTCAGGGACATCAGAGTATTGAGGGGCGGAAAACTGGCGGCAAGCCTTGACCTATACTCTTACATTTTGTACGGCAACACTAAAAAGGACATTCGATTACATGACGGCGATACTATCTTCGTTCCCAGAAGAGGCAGACAGGTTGCGATCTCAGGTGAGGTGCACCGGCCCGCTCTATACGAATTAAAAACGAATGACGGATTGAAGAATCTGCTGACGATATCGGGTGGATTAAAGCCGACGGCGTTTATAGACAGAATACAGATAGACAGGATCGTACCGTTCGAAGAAAGGGACGAATATCCCGAAGAGCGAAAAATAATTGACATTGACTATAAGTCCATAATGAATGGCAGCCGGAAAGATTTTAAACTCATAGACAGCGATGTAGTGTCGGTATTTTCAATTCTTGATTTCAAGAGAAATTTGATTTCGGTTGAGGGTCCCGTATCAAGACCCGGTACGTATGAATGGATTCAGGATATGCGTTTATCGGATCTAATAGAAGAATCGGGTGGAGTTTTGGGCGATGCCTTTCTCAATAGGGTGGAAATCGTGCGCTCACACGATGATTCGACCAAGGAACTGCTGAAGGTTAACCTGTTGAGCGCATTAGAAGGAGATACCCTGCACGATATAGTTTTGAAAAAGCTTGACGAGGTTAAAATCTATTCGATTCGTGAGATGGAAGATGCTCCTACCGTAACCATTTCAGGTCATATTCTGCGCCCCGGAAAATATGATCTTCTGGAAAATATGACTCTATACGATTTGGTAGTCAAAGCGGGAGGAATGCTCGATATTGGCTTCAAGCGATTGACTTATCTTGACAGTGCCGACCTGAAAAGGCTGAATGATGATGTGTTCAGATTTCAGGCAGAGATAGCAAGAATAGATCCCTGGAATCTTTCTGAAAACATATTGGCGGAGATTATCAAAGTCGATCTTCCTAAGATCCTCTCGAATGACGGAGAGGACGGCGAAATGTTTCTGCTTCAGGAGTTTGACAGAGTGACCATCCGCAGACATCCCTTCCGGCAGCTGCAAGGTGTTGTTTTCATTTCCGGTGAAGTAAAATTTCCGGGAGAATACGTGCTTCAGAAACCGGATGAAGATATTTTTGATTTGGTCGAGCGGTCAGGCGGATTGACCGGTAATCCATTCTTAAGAGGAGCGCGTCTGACGCGGGATGGACAAAGAGTCGTTGTCAATTTCGAAAAAGTTCTCAAGAAAAGATCGGGGAAGGAAGACCTTGTCTTGCTTCCGGGGGATCAGATAATGATACCCAAGAGTCCAAAAGTAGTTTATGTAAACGGTGCGGTGAACGCTCCCGGATTGATAAAATACAGTAGTGGGAAAAAGGCGAGATATTACCTCAACAGAGCCGGCGGGTTTCACAGGGATGCAGACAGGGGAGAAGTATTGATAGCCCGCGCGGACGGCAGTGTGGTCAAATTCCAGAAAAGATTCTGGTTTGATCCGACAGTGCATGAGGGAGATGAAATTAAGGTATCGCTAAAAGAAGTAGGTGAGCCGTTTGACCTTTCCGAGTTTCTGACGCAGACAACGAGCATAATGGCGAGTCTTGCTACTATCATTTTCGTCATTACTCAGGCTAATTCACGCTAAATTGAAGTTTTAAAGAAACAAATCCTGATTATTCAGCTACTTAAAAAACATCCCCTAAGAGTGGATAATTAAGTGAAGGCGCTCGTGACAGGCGGTATGGGTTTTTTGGGCTCTCATATCTGTGACAGGTTGATAGCAGAGGGGATCGATGTCATTTGCATGGATAACCTTCTCACGGGAAACGAAGATAACATCAAGCACCTGATCGGTAATCCGATGTTCAAGCTTATTCGGTATGACGTTACCAATTATATCTATGTTGAAGGGAAACTTGATTTCATACTGCATTTCGCTTCACCGGCGAGCCCGAAAGACTATCTAAATTATCCCATACAAACGCTAAAAGTCGGCTCATTGGGAACGTTGAACAGCATCGGGTTGGCAAAGGCGAAAAATGCTGTTTTTGTTCTTGCTTCGACCTCGGAAGTATATGGTGATCCGAAGGTCAATCCTCAGCCGGAGGATTACTGGGGGAATGTAAACTCCGTAGGTTTGAGGGGAGTGTACGATGAGGCGAAACGATTTGCGGAGGCGATGACGATGGCTTATCATCGCTACCATGGCGTGGATACGAGGATAGTAAGAATATTTAATACGTATGGATCGAGAATGAGACTGGACGACGGCAGAGCGCTGCCCACGTTTATTACCCAGGCTCTCTTAGGAGATAAACTGACCGTCTACGGGGACGGCAGCCAGACAAGGAGTTTCACTTATATCGATGACACTGTTGACGGCATATATAAGCTGATGAGATCCGAATGCAACGAACCTATCAACATCGGTAACCCGGAAGAAATAAGCATCTCGGACTTTGCTGAAGAAATAGGAAAAGCTACGGGCAAAGAGATTGAAATCGAAAAATTGTCTTTGCCGGAAGATGATCCAAAGGTCAGGCGTCCGGATATCAGCCGTGCGATTGAACTTCTCGGATGGGAGCCGAAGGTAAGTCTTTCCGAAGGCTTGAGCAAAACGGTACCCTATTTCAGGGAGAAAATTTCAGAGGACGGGTAATAACTATATAATATTTCGTAACGTTGATTGAGCAAAAGATGTCCGTTTTTGTACTCATATCATAGCCTCTCAATTATATCGAAATCTCTTGAAATATTAGAAGGTGTCCAGTAAAATTTAAACTTCATGAGAGAAAGAATATTAAATTTATAATAGAAATTAAACGGTTATAAAATATAATTCGTGGTCATATTCGACATATAGATCGGCAGGGGGCTAATATGAAATACCTTCTCGGAACATCTGAAAAAAGCAACTTAAACCTATTCTAAAACCCCGTTTTCGAGTGCTAAATCCCCGTCCCGATTGAAATTTCCCGAAACCAGCTTCTCTTACTCTTGACCTTTTCGGGACTCTTTAGGAATTGATTTAAACTATAAAGGTTTGCATTCCCCTCCTGAAATATCCCTACAATTCCACGTATATGTATATTAGAGAAGGAAGGCTTCTTAACCTTCATCTCAT
It encodes the following:
- a CDS encoding DegT/DnrJ/EryC1/StrS family aminotransferase, which gives rise to MKINMADLKKQHDGIMEEIDRVIKEVIDSSAFILGPKVREFERSFSNFSGAKHSVGMASGTGALHAALVAVGVGAGDEVITVPFTFAATAEAIHLTGAKPVFVDIDEASFTIDVSRIEGAITERTKAIIPVHLYGQMADMDPIMSIAKKRNLRVIEDAAQAQEAKYNGIHAGTIGDIGTFSFFPGKNLGALGDAGACTTNDDEIAENLRMIINHGQSSKYEHRIVGYNYRLDSIQAAVLDVKLKYLSNWNAKRKEIAELYTNKLRETGLKLPAVAPGREHVWHQYVIRTGKRDELGAALAKSDISTAMHYPIPLHLQPSFGYLNYSEGDFPVSEACSKEVLSLPIYPELDLESVEWISEEVIRICKELGI
- a CDS encoding GDP-mannose 4,6-dehydratase — protein: MNILVTGAAGFIGSHLSEMLLDEGHQVVGFDNFDPFYNREIKEENVKRALSYDSFKLVEGDIRNPGELSKLSEDHDFEVVVHLAAKAGVRPSIEDPVGYSEVNLIGTQNVLEMMKSREIKRLVFASSSSVYGNSTEVPYKETMNVNNPISPYAATKIAGEVLCYNYWHLYGISVTCLRFFTVYGPRQRPEMAIAKFIGNAYEKEPITVYGDGSSTRDFTYVKDIIRGVMSAVDKDLKYEIINLGESETINLNDLLILIEELTEQNIQREYLPMQPGDVKTTYADIEKAERLLNYKPVTPVREGITKYIDWLEKTGKISLKVKS
- a CDS encoding SLBB domain-containing protein; the encoded protein is MSYPVSYPNAQTREQIESAKKSGMTESEVKELLKSAGLSDSEIRIQIDKMRKKRWLDQIKQTSGMKVQIDTSEFVEEGLLTDEMEEELPIDRDTSTVIGKLRPFGYDIFNLSPTSFEPLNAGPVDPNYTLGPGDEIVLTLWGDTEQYYKLVLDREGKVLIPDVGQVFLTGISMRRSEEKIRNRLSSVYSGISPRSGSPSTFMDVSLGRLRSIRVFIVGEVVRPGGYTMRATSTSFNALYFAGGPNSQGSFRDIRVLRGGKLAASLDLYSYILYGNTKKDIRLHDGDTIFVPRRGRQVAISGEVHRPALYELKTNDGLKNLLTISGGLKPTAFIDRIQIDRIVPFEERDEYPEERKIIDIDYKSIMNGSRKDFKLIDSDVVSVFSILDFKRNLISVEGPVSRPGTYEWIQDMRLSDLIEESGGVLGDAFLNRVEIVRSHDDSTKELLKVNLLSALEGDTLHDIVLKKLDEVKIYSIREMEDAPTVTISGHILRPGKYDLLENMTLYDLVVKAGGMLDIGFKRLTYLDSADLKRLNDDVFRFQAEIARIDPWNLSENILAEIIKVDLPKILSNDGEDGEMFLLQEFDRVTIRRHPFRQLQGVVFISGEVKFPGEYVLQKPDEDIFDLVERSGGLTGNPFLRGARLTRDGQRVVVNFEKVLKKRSGKEDLVLLPGDQIMIPKSPKVVYVNGAVNAPGLIKYSSGKKARYYLNRAGGFHRDADRGEVLIARADGSVVKFQKRFWFDPTVHEGDEIKVSLKEVGEPFDLSEFLTQTTSIMASLATIIFVITQANSR
- a CDS encoding SDR family oxidoreductase, which gives rise to MKALVTGGMGFLGSHICDRLIAEGIDVICMDNLLTGNEDNIKHLIGNPMFKLIRYDVTNYIYVEGKLDFILHFASPASPKDYLNYPIQTLKVGSLGTLNSIGLAKAKNAVFVLASTSEVYGDPKVNPQPEDYWGNVNSVGLRGVYDEAKRFAEAMTMAYHRYHGVDTRIVRIFNTYGSRMRLDDGRALPTFITQALLGDKLTVYGDGSQTRSFTYIDDTVDGIYKLMRSECNEPINIGNPEEISISDFAEEIGKATGKEIEIEKLSLPEDDPKVRRPDISRAIELLGWEPKVSLSEGLSKTVPYFREKISEDG